The Methanotorris formicicus Mc-S-70 genome segment GCAGTTAAAGTTAGAGGAGTTGCAAATGCTACATTAGGATGCAATGGTTCAAGAAAATATGCAGAGATTGCTGATGAAGAAGTTGTATTTGCGTTCCCAGTCGATGACTTGGATAACGTAATTGAAGCATTGGAACACTTCAAAGAAATTTGGGGGTAAATCCCCAAAATAACCTTATTTAATAAAAAAACATAAATAGCAGGGTTACTAAATTAATAATTATTAAAAAGTAAAATGGTGTATAACATGGTTAAAGTAGAGGTTTTCACATCACCAATGTGCCCACATTGTCCAGCGGCAAAGAGGGTTGTTGAAGAAGTTGCAAGTGAAATTGATGGAATTGAGGTCGAGTATATTGATGCCATGAAAGAACCTGAAAGAGCGGCCAAATATGGCATAATGGCAGTACCAACAATTGTTATTGATGGAGAAGTTACGTTCATCGGTGCTCCAACAAAAGAGGCATTAGTAGAGGAAATTAAAAAGAAGATGTAATCTCCATTTAATTTTTTACAAATGGTTGTGTATGATGGTGACACTTGTGTGGTAAAATGGAACTAAAAATCATCTGCAAACATTCCAAATTTTCAAAAAAAGATGAAGAACTTTATATAGTTTGTGAATTTTGTAATGGGAAGGACATAAGGACTGAAATTGAATTAATGAAGGAAGATTTTGAAATTAAAAAAATTTCCTACCCAAATTGTAAAATTCTAAAAAGGGTGGTAAAATGATAAGAGAAATATCAGTTAAGGAGTTGAGGAGCCCATCGTTGTTAGTTGATAGAGTTTTAGAAAAAATGAAAGATGGGATTTTAATTATTGAGACGGATGGGAAAGAACAAATCAAAGATATTGAAAATCTAATGAAAAAGATCGGTTATAAAATGGAAATAGATG includes the following:
- a CDS encoding MJ0307 family thioredoxin, with the translated sequence MVKVEVFTSPMCPHCPAAKRVVEEVASEIDGIEVEYIDAMKEPERAAKYGIMAVPTIVIDGEVTFIGAPTKEALVEEIKKKM